The window atatatttaaaatcgtttaaatgttagatattattatatcaacttacgttttacgctctagtacataatttgatatgattcatttatgcgccaacgtttaatttaacttctcaaacgctctaattaacatatctataaatcaatcgaatcaataaacaagtgttactgtcgattacttaacttatcgatattcattttcAAAGTTATCAATATTCCccaattttacttttacattaaataatatgaaagttaaatagtttatcttatTAAAAgttacgaggcaattattgtaaggcatgtattggaaatcaacaggaatttccaccaatctgtctagctctcgctacttgacactttgtccttactcgaagatcactttaccatttattccgaataccgttaaaaatgaaaggtttcctaaatcaaagtggacctctcaacagagactcgtaatcatatcataatgtaactgataaatcaatcatttgatattatccttTAATTTCCGTcaataaacatatattgaaactaatacgtttatgtaaagtattattcatcaaatactttgttaacgttttcaagtcatataataatttcataacttatttttatatcaaccaaaccgttaaatgttttattagtatttctcaatttaataatcacacatatgtatatattcatacatatttatttacacacaattgttcgtgaatcatcgagagcagtcgaagggtaaatgaatacatgaacacagttcaaagtttttgagatttcaacattacagactttgcttatcgtgtcagaaacattaaatcgtttgaagatgaagtttaaatttgatcgaaaattttcgggttgtcacaatttaatcaaagaggatcctaatttccttaatcaaatcttatatagattatgaaaatGTTGTTTAACTTCCTTAAATCTCAGaaattaaccgtgactacgtcaagagtTGAAACGAATCTTTGAtttcatcatttcactcttttgcgatagcttctctcatacgcttcgaataatcaaattgttttatctatattactcaatgatgataaaactctagatatcaactcatattcgtcatgaaaactttcttattgttaaccatgacaaccccactcaaatctcaggacgaaattttctttaacggggaggtaatgtgatgaccggaaaattttgacttatttaaaccaattctctatatgatttaatattttcgtcatgataagcaatgcattttgacaagttttataacttttataaatgagttttatataacggttgaccaccctgtttgtctaacgattcatgaacgtcataacttgtgataattatacatacagaaATATGCGAAaaatatttatatacaaaatgataaaaatttactattgaatgatgcaatttcaaattaaattttttacgtatatgatcgttttatttttatgatgtaaattctttaatttataaaaagaaacgcaattaaatcaaagatgtacaagctgtaaagcacaatttacaacaatgtaacttaaataattGAATCGaagttaattcatttactattcatatgaatagtaaataaaacgaaattaattaatttactattcacataaaagcgacatgatagaaattattaattataagttacataaaatacccctaaagtatttaatatatacaactttttaaaatattaaaattcgttaattcAATTGAAAAAAACGAATTCAGTAATTTACGGTGGCacagaatgatcagcagactagtacgtacactctacatcgaacgtatatagtaattttataaataaatggacctttttacaactagttttataaagcttaagaccaaaataaatatatgtattcaattataaaaagtggaattctttttaatattacttttactcgtcatttattagcaacagagtacgaaatatcggtccgtaaaaactgtcggtagaaatgacaaaacatgggcggcttttaaatcccatgtttgattctatattattattatattattatattattattttattatattattatattatatattaatatattattatattattaaatttaaaatatctacatctatatctctatatatatatatacacgcatatggatagatagatggattacactttgtcattttttttaaagcacacttgttacttcatagtatcaatattttattattattcttaatattattattatcaatcttattattattagtactattatttttataatacaaaaataataatatacataaaatacaacgacggggttatgttcgggtgattttcaaaacgagtttcgagCCAGATGAAGctaggaaaattatgggttatagctatggaggttatgggtaatgttcgtaggtaccatgggtgaatcaaaggctaacctttcatttgtctttttcgttgcgtctgcatactttttctacaatattgaaccacaatattgatatgtgagtttcatatgctcccttttaattgcttttgcaatctatatttttgggttgagaatacatgcactttattttaaacacaatggatacaagtacatacttaaattctacactgagtttgaaccgaaaatcccttaactttggtaactagtatatgccggttataagaactggtgggcgcgaatagttgtatatggatccatagggcttgacatccccgtctgttcaggtatagaaaccctagcctgaactataaaacagacgtatgctatttgagtttagtacacggtagattgcgtgtattgtacatgttggttgcatgtatgttaaaacaggggtacttattatatttacgttaaagtttagttactagggtgctcaatcttgttgaatattttgataaacgtttctggatgaaacaactgaaatcttgtgatccacctttatatacagagtatgcgcaatattaaaaccatgaactcactaacctttgtgttgacacttttaagcatgtttattctcaggttcctagaagtcttccgctgtttgcttatacgttatacaagctatgtgcatggagtcatacatgctttattcgagaaaattttgcattcacaaaatcgtcaccatgtatcttattttgactgcattgtcaacggatgtattattgtaaactatatttacggtgattgtctatatgtagaaatcatcagatatcaaaaactttggaattagatattcatttatggtgtgccttttaaaaagaatgcaatgtttacaaaacgtatcatgtagaggtcaaaacctcactatgaaatcaatgaataacgtaccgcgtcaatagcgattttgacgggtcgttacattgcTCGACGTTCTCTCGGCCCTATCTTGTCTTGGTTGTGCTTTCTGGTAGTTCTGGTTGGGTTCTCAGGTGCTGGGTTGGTGAGGTGTCATCGGTTTTTGTTTTGCTCTGCCGGAATCCGTACTCCGGAGGCTCTCCGTTCAAGATCCAGGCGACGAGTGCCTTGTTGGTGCTCTGGTGATTGTTTGGGGTTCTACTGTGGTTATTTTCTTGTGGATTCTTAGATCTTGGAGGTGACACGGGTGTTGGTGGCCGTTTTTATGTTTTTCTTTTTCTGGCAGACGGTTTTCTTTGTCGGAGTTTGGTCGAATTTGTTTTGGGTACTGCTTTCTTGTCTTCACTGCGACGTTCTCTTGCTCGTGGGTTCAGGTTCGGTGGTTTCTTGGTCCCGTGGACTTGTTCGGCTTCATTCTGGCGGGTGGCTGGTTCTTGCGGTTGTGGGGCTTCGGATTTGTTCTGTTTTTATTTTTCATGTCTGTTCCTCTCCGGTGATTTCTTCAGGTTTAGACCAGGCGACGATCTCCCAGTTGGAGATCTGGTCTTGATCCGGGGGATGATGCGTTTCTTAAACGGATGGTTGTTGTTTTTGACGACTCAGGATGACCTGTGGTGCTCCGTGTTTATATTGGCGTTTGGCGTTCTCCTGACTGGTGACACTGTTTgtccatttactttatctgtcttgtgTAGTATAGCCGATATTGTAGTGTTCCTTATGTTATATAGCTTCAGTTgtattttgatcttttgaaaaacgCGTTTTTTCTCACCCAGTTGGTGAGCCGTTTGATTAGGATTGATGTGTAGTTGTTTGAGCTCGTTTAGAACTCTATTGTATCGGTTGTACGAGTTGATCTCCGGATCGATTATTAATGTTATCGTTTTTTTTGACAAATAAAAAAAAAGCACAAAAAGTAAACTTTAACATTTATTTATGGATTTATTGTTTTACGgagtataaaataatataaaagcgTACAGCTTCCATCCAGCACATTCTCCATtctcccccaaatttcacaatcaGTAAATCGCAAAAATGGAACCACAGCAAACCCCTATGCCACCACCACCGTCGCTTTCCACCACCgcaactaccaccaccaccaccaccaccaccgtccCACCCACCTATCCCGATTCCCTCGATTCCTCACCTAGTTCTCGCAACACCGATTCATGGGGCGAAGAAAACAACAATAAGCCCAATCACTCCGTATCAAACAACGGCACCACAACAACCACTACGGCGCCGCAACAACAACCATCCGTTGCAGTTAATAAACTCCGATTGATGTGCAGTTACGGCGGCCACATCGTCCCGCGTCCACATGACAAATCGTTATGTTACGTCGGTGGCGATACACGAATCGTCGTCGTTGACCGTCAAACGACTTTACCGGACTTAACTAATCGATTATCCAAAATTCTTCTCAGATCTTCATCATCTTCGTTAACATCTGTTGCATCAAACGCAACCGCAACGGCGTCGTTTACGTTAAAGTATCAATTACCGTCTGAAGATCTAGATTCGTTGATCTCCGTTACTACTGATGAAGATTTGGAAAACATGATCGATGAATACGAGAGATTGAATTGTAATAATTCGTCTGGTGACGTCAGCAAGACGTCACGATTACGGTTATTTCTGTTTCCGACTAAACCGGAATCAGTTACGTCAATTGGATCTCTGTTAGAGAACAGTACGAAATCGGAAGATTGGTTTCTGAACGCGTTAAACGGAACGACGTCGGGTTTCTCTGACACGTCATCCGTTAATTGCTTGTTAGGGTTAGACGACGACGTTTTGGTAccggagaaaaaagatgataataAAGGAAGTGGTGTGATTGGGAACAATCTGAAAGTAAATTATTCGGGTCAGGATGTGCATTCAGTTCCTGATTTGGAACGAACGTCGTCGTTTGGATCGGCTTCTTCGTCGCCTTCGTTAGCGAGTTTGCCGCCGATTCGAGTACACGTGGACGATAATCCGAATCAGAAAGCTGGTGGAATCGAAGAACAGTTTGTTCAAATGAGTGTGCAGCAGCAAGTTCAAAAGCAACAACAAGCTCTTGATGATGGTGGTTATGTTGCTGTTTCTGCTCCTGTGGTTGTTACAGGTGTTCCGTTAAGTTCTCCAGTTGCAGCTGCGGTTCCTATCGAGTTTCCGAATCGCGTTTTGTCCGAAGACGAGAGGTCGGACCAGGGTTCGCAACATGGTTATCAGAAGGTTGTTGTTCAACAACAGCAACAGTACCAGCAGCAGAAACAGTTTGATTTGGCATCTCAGGATTCAGTTTCAAGGTATAACTTTCTTTTGTTGTATATATGATGCATATAAAGTGTTTGTGTAAATGCCTGAGTGAAAGTTGTATGGTATTGATTGTAGTGATGGTAGACCAAAGCCGGCTATGATATATCAGGATCCAATGGTGCAAATGCAGGCGTCTAAAAACAACAATCGAGCTAATGAGTTGAATAGTCTCCCTGATCAGAACACTATAATTCAAatgcaacaacaacagcagcaacaacaaatTGCGGATTCTGCTTATCTAATGTCGATGTCAAACACACAAGTTGATCCACAACATCCTCAAATGCACCATCAACAACCACAATTCATTCATACAGGTGTCCCACAACCACAGTATATTCATCATCACCCATCTGGAGCTGTTCCTATGGCATCTTACTACCAAATGTACCCGTCTCAAAACCAACACCAGCATCATCATCAGCCCCTTGATCAGCAGAACTTTGTGTATTATATGCCAGCTAGACAAGCTCCCCATGGCTACAACTTGCCAATGCAGCAACAACAACAGTCTTCAGGTTATGCTGACGTGTCATCTGCAGGTGCCACCCCTCTTTCTCAGAATCAACTACCACAACCTGCTTATACCACCAACAGGCCTACACAAACTGCTCCTAAAAGTGACTTGCCTGGTGGAGTTTATGGAACTACAAGTTCTGGAAATCCTCAATTTGTTCAAGTTCCTAATCAGCCTCAGCCTCAGCCTCAGTACGTTGGGTATTCACAGATGCATCACCCATCTCAGTCCATTGCAAATTCTGTATCTGGTGGTGCACCTAATTATGGGTATGAGTTTACTGATCCTGCTGCACAAGGACAACATATTTACTATGCAGCTCAACCAATGCCACCTCAGCAAATGCCATCTCAATCTAGTGCTCAATATCAAACTGTAAGTGGTGAATCTGGTTCGTATATCCCTGCAGACAATAGTACAAAGCAACAACAAGGGAGAACTCAACAGCCTTGACTAGTGAGTTTCTGGGAAAGTTTTGCACTaaaatttgtttttatttttattttaattcgtGATGTCGtctatcttattatttttattggtCAGTTGTTGGTATGTGTTATGTGATAAGTAATAAAAACTAGTCGTAAAGTTCTCTGTTTTTTTACATGTGTATTCTTCTATATTGAATGATATATCTATTCTATTTTATGGTTTCGTTATTGTTATGTCAGTGAATTTGAATAGTCTGCTTCTCGAAATTTATACTTTATTAGCTTGAATTCTATTGTGCTTGTGAGACTTGGTATTCTACTTTAACATGGTACTTAGAACTTGAAGGTAATCAAGACTCAAATAATACTATTGGAACAGAGTTGGCTTGGTCACAATACGCAGTTAGACCTTTAGCTTACTTGACATTCATTTGATTTTAAGCTTACACCTGAAATAGAAAGGGAAAAGGTAGGTGTGTACTGTATTGTGAACTTACAATCTACTGTACTTTAAACATCTATTCCCTGATTTTTGTACCATGTTTTGCTAAAAAGTGTCGAAATGGGTAAAAAAAAATTTGCACCTCACATTTTGAAGAAAATATTGCTGGTGGTAAAAGCTTGTTTGATTTTATAACGACAGTTGGGATATAGAGAGTCGATCACTTTACGGACCTGGTCTGGTCTTTGTGGCTCTGATTATTTCTCACTTATTCCTAGCCTTAACCCTGCATGAACCCACATACAAATTTAAATTTGGTTAGTTTATCCACATTTTTTATTTATGTTGGTTTTCTTGGATTCCATATAATATTATCAGTAATATTTGATCTGTTATCTCAAGAGAGTAGAGACTAGTTATATCTTTATTATGTAATGTAATGATTGAGGGCCATCTATTGCTAAAACAATGCGGAAGTGTGGCTGTTTTTTATAATGTTAAGAATCTTATATTTAATGCAACTCCTTTAAAAGTGCATTTTATAACTTTGTACTATAAAAAGTTTTAATATATGATGACATGTGGTCCTTCTGATCTTCAGTTCGATCACCTAATTACAGCTTAAACAAAGAGAAGATACATCTTAAATAAAATGCCTTATTTTCTGAAGAATCTAAacttgctaaaaaaaaaaaaaaaatccaattgcAGCTTTGTTTAGATTAATTGATGAATAAGTTTTGATGAAACAACCAAGGCAcatatttttataaactttgattagaCAACAAAAATAAACTTTATTTCTTGATTACCATTTAATTTGTTAACTGTGTGTCCTTGTTGAAAAAACGTACTTAAATTCAAATACGGAGTATATCGAAAAGAAATACGGAGTATATGTGTTACAATATGGACCCACATACAAATTCATCACCTTTGCACAAATATAAAACCATTGCAACATATGAAACAAATGTTGAAAATTGAAAGTCCCCTAAACCTACCAGTCTAAATTGACGCCCAAACCTCTTCGAAGACCCGAAACAACCAAGAACAGCTTGTAATCAACCGGTAACAGGCACCACAAACAACAATTAAGCCCGGAATAGGAATCATCCAAACTACATCTAACAAATCACCAAGTCGCAGACTTGGGCTAGTGTAAAACCATCAAAAAGCACATCTTAGTGAGTATACCCGGTCAAAGCATAAAATGTTGTTGTCGGGGGGTAAAACTGACTAATGGATATCAAAAAAGTATTCTTGAAGCGCACGAGGAAGAAGCGAATAGTAGAACCAAAGCACCACGATAATAGACCCGTACAAGGTGTAGCATCCAGGAGGAAGAGCAGTGGCACAAGGCATAACACGACaaaatgaaatctagtataaaAGTAGCGTGCAAGGAGGAAAAGAGGAGCGAGTCTCTTATACAGTCGTGAACCATACTGAAAACTATTGCACGGTCTTCTCACAAACATCCCACTACATTTCTCAATTTTCAACTAAACAATAGGTATGAAAGTTGAAATTAGAAGATGCTAGTATCTCTTAACTTTATCATGTGTGAGTGTTTCCATGGGCTTCATAATTTGGTTCAGTTGTCGGAAGGGTAagggagtattatagtcgtggtgGATCGATCATTATAGACGCCTCACCCGAAGTTACTTCAAATGAGACCGCAAAATTCTTTTTCAAGAATGTGTGGAAGTATTGAGGAATACCGCAAGTGATAGTAAGCGATCGAGATCCGAAGTTCATGAGGTGATTTTGGACATAGTTATTCAAGATCATGGGGAATAGATTAAAATTTCTCTACAAGTTTTCATTCATAGCTAGACGGACAAACGGAAAGGGTAAATGCATAGTTGGAGACACTATATAAGTGCAAATCAAGATGATTAGGCTAAACTCCAATATTGAACAGTTGTCTTACAACATACACAGGAAGCGAGTCCACATGGAAGAGTACTGTTGAGTTGGTGACAAGGCGCCAACCATTGACTCGTAATGCTTTAGTCGCTTCATATGATAGAAACATGCAAACTTCTTACAAAATGACATAAAATGACTTGGCACGATAATCACTAGATAAGGCAGCCTAAAAATTGAATAAGTGGGCACGAGAAAAGATGACACGTTGAGTTTAAGGTTTGTGCAACTTAACCGGCAATGAAGCAAGTTGGGAGGCTGAAAACTTGTTGTGGCACTTCGTTGACAAGATCAATAACACGATAAGGACGTCACGTGTTTAAGTGGGGAAaaatggcccaacccactaagtttGCGCCCCACCCACTAAATTTGTGTCCGAATTTAGAGTTTTTGGCCCAAGTTAATGAACACCCAAGATTCCCATAAAAGCAATCTAGAACGTTTTCTCTGACTCTTCCTTGAAATGGTGTGGAAATTTCATGGACTTCTCTAATACCATGTGAATACTTGAACTTTCTAGTACTTAGGCATAACCATTGATTTTGTTCATCCTAACCATCCATTTTGTTGTAGAAGTAGTATAAATATGAGTGCCTTTTTTGGCATAACACACCTCAAAGTTCTTCTGTTATCTCTTTTAAAGTTCACTCAGCCAATATAAGTAttttcaataatccattttttttctttattgttCCGTTTTAGTTACGTATATTGTTAGATGGTTTGAGCAAAATTAACTTAATAGAGACCAAGTGCCGCACAATAATTTTTTCAAGATAAGTCCATACACTACAAGACATATATTCATTTGTGACGATCTTTTAGTTACAACTTATTTTTggtcattaataatgttatttagTCACTATTTAAAAAGTCGTCACTAAATTTTAGTTACTATACGATATTAGTGACCAAAcaaatggtcactatagtgaccaatttTAGTATTTGGGTCTCTAATAATATTTTGTGACGGATCTATAGCAATGAGAAGTGATCAACCTATTTTGGTTACTGGCTAAACTTACTGACCAATTTAGTGTCATTAGTGGCCAATATTAGTGGCCAATAGTATCATTAAAGTTCTTTTTACTCGCGGTATAAACTTCACATATTCTATCTTTTTCCTCTGTAACGATAAGACACTTCGCTAGTTTGTTACATCATCACACCTAGAGACATTTTTCTCAATATTCATCATTTTACTAAAAAGATTGCAATTTTTTATCTGTAACTAAACACACCCTAAACTTCTGAAGTTACTCCAACAATGGAGTATATATGTCTTTTGCCTAAATGTTCTACACACGAGGTTATACCCGTATTAAGCTACTTCAAAAACTCCCTACACACTTTTCCTTTTTTAAATGAAAAACTGATTTTTATTAAAATAGAACTAACATACCCACAAGACGAGTATGAGGTACATCAACACTCCGTCCACCAATTCATTACATCAAAACTCCATTCATAGACAAACCAAAGCAAGATAACTACTAATCGAGTACTTTAGTTACTCCCGTTATTGCTCCTTTAGCAGCTCTTGGATCTCCTTTCTATGCCTGAAAATCACATGTTACCTCGTTACCATACTGCTCCTATTCGACGTCCATATGTGAAATAGAACACAAGAATATGAGAAAACACCTTCGTTTAAGATTGATCTCGTGTCCTCCAAACCATGTATTTATTTATTTCTCCACTTCCATTTAAGACACAATAATGAATAACATGATATTAAGTTTACTGTATTCATTTTACTCCACCCACGACTAATGTTTGCCACACTAATCATGTTAGAGACACCATTTGTACTTGCCACGCTAATCATGTTAGAATCATGCCACCAATTCATAAAGGATCTCCATAAGGGAAAAGTGTACTTGCACAGTGAGTAAACAAGTGATCAGTGGATTCATTCGAGCTGGGCATGTCACAAAAAGGGCAATCAAAGACAAAGTAAAACATCTCTTTATCAAGTTCAACCGAATCGAGAGCCTATCTAAACCGAGTCTGCAAACAAACAAGTTGATTTTCTTGGGTAACCTAGATATCCATCTGTTTGCTGCTAGTCTTTGACCCGAACCGAGGAATTGAGAGTCAATTAGTGTAGATAATATGGGGACCGTAAACATACCTTTGGTACATAAATTCCACTTCCACCATCTAATTCCGAAGAGAGTGGATTGATATTCACCAGCATCGAGTTCATCAAAATTTGTCCCTCAGATCGAAGTTATCCAGCTCAAATTACCACTCAATCCCCTCTCGTTACTAATGACACGATCCATAACTTTAGAACTTTATTAGAATTCAGTAAACAATATAGGATAGTGCAGCTAAAGGCATATATCCGATTTTCTAGCCATTTATCATGCCAACACATTGTTAAATCCCCCATTCCAAGCCTTCATGTGATTGATGACCTGGAAGGAACACTGTGTCGTTCAGCTTCTAGTCCACTTTTCAGGAAGCTTCTCTATAATGAGAATAAGGATGAATTGTTTAGTTCCAAGTTAAACCCACAATCttttttatagataaaataaattaCTTTTTCCTATAAGTTTTAcatctccaccaccatttgcaaAGGAGACTAATGTTCATTACCTTCAAGCTACCTATCCCCAAACCTTCATATCATGCATCATGCGATCCATTATCTAGGAAACAACAACGCCCAAAATTGACATCCGTTATGTAATCATAATACTATGTATATGTTGGTATAAAATTTTGGGGCTTTTTTGTTCtattgtacacacacacacacacacacacacacacagagagagagagagagagagagagagagagagagtgtgtatTACGTAAGTGGATGTCAATGTTTATTTTTAGTTTCTGGTTATGTTTTTCTTATGTATCTACTAAGTGTTTGATGTAATGTTTACATATCCGTGTTTGTAGATGCTTATGTGCAGTTTTTCAATTTTATGTCTGTGTTTGTAATGCAGCATTATTCATCATCTGGAGTTGATAAACATATCTATTTACAACCACAACATAACTTAGATAc of the Rutidosis leptorrhynchoides isolate AG116_Rl617_1_P2 chromosome 5, CSIRO_AGI_Rlap_v1, whole genome shotgun sequence genome contains:
- the LOC139847081 gene encoding uncharacterized protein, which encodes MEPQQTPMPPPPSLSTTATTTTTTTTTVPPTYPDSLDSSPSSRNTDSWGEENNNKPNHSVSNNGTTTTTTAPQQQPSVAVNKLRLMCSYGGHIVPRPHDKSLCYVGGDTRIVVVDRQTTLPDLTNRLSKILLRSSSSSLTSVASNATATASFTLKYQLPSEDLDSLISVTTDEDLENMIDEYERLNCNNSSGDVSKTSRLRLFLFPTKPESVTSIGSLLENSTKSEDWFLNALNGTTSGFSDTSSVNCLLGLDDDVLVPEKKDDNKGSGVIGNNLKVNYSGQDVHSVPDLERTSSFGSASSSPSLASLPPIRVHVDDNPNQKAGGIEEQFVQMSVQQQVQKQQQALDDGGYVAVSAPVVVTGVPLSSPVAAAVPIEFPNRVLSEDERSDQGSQHGYQKVVVQQQQQYQQQKQFDLASQDSVSSDGRPKPAMIYQDPMVQMQASKNNNRANELNSLPDQNTIIQMQQQQQQQQIADSAYLMSMSNTQVDPQHPQMHHQQPQFIHTGVPQPQYIHHHPSGAVPMASYYQMYPSQNQHQHHHQPLDQQNFVYYMPARQAPHGYNLPMQQQQQSSGYADVSSAGATPLSQNQLPQPAYTTNRPTQTAPKSDLPGGVYGTTSSGNPQFVQVPNQPQPQPQYVGYSQMHHPSQSIANSVSGGAPNYGYEFTDPAAQGQHIYYAAQPMPPQQMPSQSSAQYQTVSGESGSYIPADNSTKQQQGRTQQP